The proteins below are encoded in one region of Fibrella aestuarina BUZ 2:
- a CDS encoding alkaline phosphatase D family protein, whose product MLSRVLLLALGSTLAVGPTGQAQTPARPTQARPGQPAVIAPAARKPAATLADTAAQPSRPGPIQSGPMVGYVDMREAAIWVQTKQAARVQIRYVEQGKTAPVFLSDPVQTNKAQAYTAHLIADRLMPGRPYQYTVLVDGKAVGLPYPTTFKTQPLWQFRTDPPNFTFALGSCTYVNEPPFDRPGTPYGAGYEIFTSIAAKKPDFMLWTGDNTYTREVDWNSRSGILHRYTHTRSLPQMQPLLASAANYAIWDDHDFGPNDADRGYWLKPVTLEAFKLFWANPNYIFEEGCAGTFVWGDCQFFLLDDRTFRSPDEQPDGGANGPVKAYFGDRQLTWLLDALRYSKATFKFVVTGGQIINPTKNFENYAIYGTERTRLLNELAEANIPGLLFITGDRHHSIIHKLDRPGTYPLYDVTISPLTSGPAKPTADELTQPTVVAGTLLTERNFATMAVSGPAKNRVLTIRAFDSRGVEKWSRTLRADELR is encoded by the coding sequence GGCCCAGACGCCCGCTCGCCCCACCCAAGCCCGGCCCGGCCAGCCGGCCGTGATTGCCCCCGCCGCCCGCAAACCAGCCGCCACACTTGCCGACACGGCCGCTCAGCCCAGCCGACCCGGCCCCATTCAGTCGGGTCCGATGGTTGGGTACGTCGACATGCGTGAAGCGGCAATCTGGGTGCAGACCAAGCAGGCCGCCCGTGTACAGATCCGGTACGTAGAACAGGGCAAAACCGCCCCGGTGTTTCTGTCGGATCCCGTGCAGACCAACAAGGCGCAGGCCTACACCGCCCACCTGATTGCCGATCGGCTGATGCCCGGCCGGCCGTATCAGTATACGGTGCTGGTGGACGGCAAGGCGGTCGGCCTGCCCTACCCGACCACCTTCAAGACCCAGCCGCTCTGGCAATTCAGGACCGACCCGCCCAATTTCACGTTTGCCCTGGGTAGTTGCACCTACGTGAACGAGCCACCCTTCGACCGCCCCGGTACACCCTACGGTGCTGGCTACGAAATCTTCACCAGCATCGCCGCCAAAAAGCCCGATTTCATGCTCTGGACGGGGGATAATACTTACACGCGCGAGGTGGATTGGAACAGCCGGTCGGGGATTCTGCATCGGTACACGCACACCCGCTCGCTGCCGCAGATGCAACCGTTGCTGGCCAGCGCGGCCAACTACGCCATCTGGGACGATCACGATTTCGGCCCCAATGATGCCGACCGGGGCTACTGGCTCAAGCCGGTTACGCTCGAAGCCTTCAAACTCTTCTGGGCGAATCCAAACTATATCTTCGAGGAAGGGTGCGCGGGTACGTTCGTGTGGGGCGACTGCCAGTTCTTTCTGCTCGACGATCGCACGTTCCGCTCGCCCGATGAACAGCCCGACGGCGGGGCCAATGGCCCGGTCAAAGCGTATTTTGGCGATCGGCAGCTCACCTGGCTGTTGGACGCCCTGCGCTACAGCAAAGCCACGTTTAAGTTTGTCGTCACGGGGGGGCAGATCATCAATCCGACGAAAAATTTTGAGAATTATGCCATCTACGGTACCGAACGTACCCGCCTGCTGAACGAACTGGCTGAGGCGAACATACCTGGCCTGCTGTTCATCACCGGCGACCGCCACCACAGCATCATTCACAAGCTCGACCGGCCGGGTACGTACCCGCTTTACGACGTAACCATCTCGCCCTTAACCTCGGGGCCAGCCAAACCAACCGCCGATGAACTGACTCAGCCCACGGTGGTGGCCGGCACCTTACTGACCGAACGGAATTTTGCCACGATGGCCGTGAGTGGCCCGGCAAAAAACCGCGTGCTCACGATCAGGGCGTTCGATAGTCGGGGCGTCGAGAAATGGAGCCGCACATTGCGGGCCGACGAGCTTCGCTAA
- a CDS encoding RNA polymerase sigma factor produces the protein MKSQQYLVPEDQLLRRLNKRDEQAFQWLYDQYAHVLYGVVLTSVCLPDVAKQVVEEVFVKAWNEFDQFNPKKTRLLTWLLRRARQEALRAMPKNPPGRPPEVDSEAVENLISPEQRTLLDAVYFRGQLASELTGEKSGIDTNLRERLRVVLQELKLVFTQ, from the coding sequence GTGAAAAGTCAGCAATACCTGGTCCCGGAAGATCAATTGCTTCGTCGGCTCAACAAGCGCGATGAGCAGGCGTTTCAATGGTTGTATGATCAGTATGCCCACGTCCTGTATGGGGTCGTTCTGACCAGCGTATGCCTTCCCGACGTAGCCAAGCAGGTTGTTGAAGAGGTCTTCGTCAAGGCCTGGAACGAGTTCGATCAGTTCAATCCTAAGAAAACGCGGCTGCTCACCTGGCTGCTTCGTCGGGCCCGGCAGGAGGCCCTGCGGGCTATGCCCAAAAACCCGCCGGGTCGCCCCCCTGAGGTTGATTCTGAAGCCGTAGAAAATCTAATTAGCCCCGAACAACGTACCTTACTTGATGCCGTTTACTTCCGGGGCCAGCTTGCAAGCGAACTGACTGGTGAAAAATCCGGTATTGATACTAACTTACGTGAGCGCTTGCGGGTGGTTCTTCAAGAATTGAAACTTGTGTTTACTCAATGA